The proteins below come from a single Mucilaginibacter mali genomic window:
- a CDS encoding IS1182 family transposase has translation MSSKRPVFKPYQQRQLMAIPPTLDELVPASHPVRVVNDVIDRLYLEPLLKAYHIRGSSSYHPQMLLKVLVYGYVTNTYSSRKLAAACRESVYLMWLSSMNYPDHNTINRFRGVRLKHALRDVFEDVVKLLAEEGLLSIEEVNTDGTKIEANANRYTFVWKKAIQTNKEKMKKQLSEIWDYAQSVAKEEDRLPDPPDFTVIDSEKVNAAVDKLNEKLSSREDVSKQVKSKLRYISKHYPQAIARYEQQEALLGERNSYSKTDTDATFMRMKEDHMKNGQLKPGYNVQISTSNQFIVNYTIHSNTTDTNTLSAHLAQHEVSFGKAPQVLTADAGYGSEENYTRLEQKGTIAFVKYGMFDKEQNENHNNKHPFAANKLFYNQEKDCYICPMGQQMNFIGTSKRKTSTEFEQTVKRYQAVNCANCPLNGICHKSKGNRIIEINENLNRLKQKAHELLNSEEGIQRRKKRCFDVEPVFGNIKQNHGFKRFMLRGKEKVEIEWGLVAIAQNLRKKAA, from the coding sequence ATGTCCTCTAAAAGACCTGTATTCAAGCCCTACCAGCAACGGCAGTTGATGGCTATTCCTCCGACACTTGACGAATTAGTTCCGGCATCGCACCCGGTGCGTGTAGTTAACGATGTGATCGACAGGCTCTATCTGGAACCATTGCTGAAAGCTTATCATATCCGCGGGAGTTCAAGCTATCACCCGCAAATGTTGTTAAAGGTGCTGGTATATGGGTATGTAACCAACACCTACTCCAGCCGAAAGCTGGCAGCAGCCTGCCGGGAAAGCGTTTACCTGATGTGGCTGAGTTCGATGAACTATCCTGATCATAATACGATCAACCGTTTCCGGGGCGTACGTTTGAAGCATGCGCTGCGTGATGTGTTCGAAGATGTGGTGAAACTTTTGGCAGAGGAAGGCCTGCTCAGTATTGAAGAAGTGAATACGGACGGGACAAAGATAGAGGCGAATGCAAACCGGTATACCTTTGTCTGGAAGAAAGCGATTCAGACCAATAAGGAAAAGATGAAAAAGCAGCTGTCAGAGATATGGGACTATGCCCAAAGCGTAGCAAAAGAAGAAGACAGGCTGCCTGATCCGCCTGACTTTACTGTTATTGACAGTGAAAAGGTCAATGCCGCAGTAGATAAACTCAATGAGAAGCTTTCCTCGCGTGAGGATGTTTCCAAACAGGTCAAAAGCAAGCTGCGGTATATCAGCAAACATTACCCGCAGGCCATTGCCCGCTATGAGCAGCAGGAAGCTCTGCTGGGTGAACGCAACAGCTATTCCAAGACCGATACGGATGCCACATTCATGCGGATGAAGGAAGACCACATGAAAAACGGCCAGTTAAAACCGGGGTATAATGTTCAGATATCCACATCCAACCAGTTCATTGTCAATTACACCATTCACTCCAACACCACAGACACCAATACATTAAGTGCTCATTTAGCGCAGCATGAAGTCAGCTTTGGCAAAGCACCGCAAGTGCTTACAGCCGATGCCGGATATGGCTCCGAGGAGAACTACACGCGGTTGGAACAAAAAGGAACAATCGCCTTTGTAAAGTATGGGATGTTCGATAAGGAACAAAATGAGAATCACAACAACAAGCACCCTTTTGCAGCAAATAAGCTTTTTTACAACCAGGAGAAAGATTGTTACATCTGCCCGATGGGCCAGCAAATGAATTTCATCGGAACAAGTAAAAGAAAAACAAGCACGGAGTTTGAACAAACGGTAAAAAGATACCAGGCAGTTAACTGCGCTAACTGTCCGCTGAACGGTATTTGCCATAAATCAAAAGGGAATCGGATCATTGAAATCAATGAAAACCTGAACCGCCTGAAACAAAAGGCGCACGAGCTGTTAAACAGTGAAGAAGGCATACAACGGCGAAAGAAACGCTGCTTTGATGTAGAACCTGTATTTGGTAATATTAAGCAGAACCATGGCTTTAAACGGTTTATGCTCCGCGGCAAGGAAAAAGTAGAAATAGAATGGGGTTTAGTTGCAATCGCACAAAATCTAAGGAAAAAAGCGGCTTAA
- the argS gene encoding arginine--tRNA ligase: MDFIIDATLKAVKHLYQANLNPADVSLQQTRKEFEGQVTIVTFPYTKLSRKSPEQTGTEIGEYLQSNLAEVSGFNVIKGFLNLSISDAYWLNLFYNHILPGDGIAAEPNGKKVMVEYSSPNTNKPLHLGHVRNNLLGYSVASILAAAGYEVVKTNLVNDRGIHICKSMLAWQLFGNGETPESAGMKGDHLVGKYYVVFDKEYKKQIDELKAAGQTEEEAKKNAPLIKEAQQMLQKWEAGDKEVISLWQTMNGWVYAGFDKTYKALGVDFDKFYYESNTYLLGKDIIDEGLAAGVFFKKEDGSVWIDLTADGLDQKLVLRADGTSVYITQDLGTAQLKYNDFHMDESIYVVGNEQDYHFKVLFLILEKLGKSWAKGLYHLSYGMVDLPSGKMKSREGTVVDADDLIREMEETAKEHTEALGKVDGFEDTEKLELYHTIGMGALKYFLLKVDPKKRLLFDPNESVDFQGHTGPFIQYTHARIRSVISRAPLQLDDIVPLTGLDPIERDLIITLGQYPETLQAAAAGHNPAVVANYVYELAKAFNKFYHEKSILQAESDDLKRFRLQLASASANIIKAGMGLLGIAVPERM, encoded by the coding sequence ATGGATTTTATAATCGACGCTACCCTTAAAGCAGTAAAACATTTATACCAGGCCAACCTTAACCCTGCCGACGTGAGTTTGCAGCAAACCCGCAAAGAGTTTGAAGGGCAGGTTACTATAGTTACCTTTCCATATACCAAACTCTCGCGTAAATCGCCCGAGCAAACCGGCACCGAGATAGGCGAATACCTGCAAAGCAACCTGGCCGAAGTATCGGGCTTTAATGTGATCAAGGGTTTCCTTAATTTATCCATAAGCGATGCCTACTGGTTAAACCTGTTTTATAACCACATCCTCCCCGGCGATGGCATCGCCGCCGAACCTAACGGTAAAAAGGTGATGGTAGAATATTCATCGCCAAATACCAATAAACCGCTGCATTTGGGCCACGTGCGTAATAACCTGCTCGGGTATTCGGTAGCATCTATACTGGCTGCCGCCGGTTACGAAGTGGTAAAAACCAACCTGGTGAACGACAGGGGTATCCATATCTGTAAATCGATGCTGGCCTGGCAACTATTCGGTAACGGCGAAACGCCGGAGTCGGCCGGAATGAAAGGCGACCATTTGGTGGGTAAGTACTACGTGGTTTTTGATAAGGAATACAAAAAGCAAATAGACGAGTTAAAGGCGGCAGGACAAACCGAGGAAGAAGCTAAAAAGAACGCTCCACTGATTAAAGAGGCCCAGCAAATGCTGCAAAAGTGGGAAGCTGGCGATAAAGAGGTTATCAGCCTGTGGCAAACCATGAACGGCTGGGTATACGCTGGTTTTGATAAAACCTACAAAGCCCTTGGCGTTGATTTTGATAAATTTTACTACGAAAGCAATACCTACCTGTTAGGTAAAGATATTATAGACGAAGGCCTGGCTGCCGGTGTTTTCTTTAAAAAAGAAGACGGTTCGGTTTGGATAGATCTTACCGCTGATGGCCTTGACCAGAAACTGGTATTGCGGGCCGATGGCACATCGGTATACATTACCCAGGATTTGGGTACCGCCCAATTGAAGTATAACGATTTCCATATGGACGAATCGATATACGTGGTGGGCAACGAGCAGGATTACCATTTCAAGGTACTGTTCCTGATACTGGAAAAACTGGGGAAAAGCTGGGCTAAGGGTTTGTACCACCTGTCGTACGGCATGGTCGACCTGCCATCGGGCAAAATGAAATCGCGCGAGGGCACGGTAGTTGATGCCGACGACCTGATCCGCGAGATGGAGGAAACTGCTAAAGAACATACCGAAGCCTTAGGTAAGGTGGATGGTTTTGAAGATACTGAAAAACTGGAGCTATACCATACTATTGGCATGGGCGCGTTGAAATACTTCCTGCTAAAGGTAGATCCGAAGAAACGCCTGTTGTTTGACCCTAATGAATCAGTAGATTTTCAGGGACATACCGGGCCGTTCATTCAATATACCCACGCGCGTATCCGCTCGGTGATCAGCCGTGCGCCGTTACAATTAGACGATATTGTTCCGCTGACAGGGTTAGACCCGATAGAGCGTGACCTGATCATCACCCTGGGCCAATATCCCGAAACGTTACAGGCCGCTGCCGCGGGGCATAATCCTGCTGTTGTTGCGAATTATGTTTACGAACTGGCCAAAGCGTTCAATAAGTTTTACCACGAGAAATCTATCCTGCAAGCCGAAAGCGATGATTTGAAGCGCTTCCGTTTGCAACTGGCATCGGCATCGGCTAATATCATTAAGGCAGGTATGGGCCTGCTGGGTATAGCTGTGCCGGAGCGGATGTAA
- a CDS encoding phosphatase PAP2 family protein, with translation MKSYIFILLTFITLGAKAQTDTTKKVNIADTLKKDLFTAPDTVKHLHSRTASMIPPIAMISYGAGTFAIHPLRRFDKWIYREAIEHNPTPSTKMENVIQYSPVALVYGLNLVGVHGKNTFIDRTLIYVLAQGMMGASVFSLKHLTHRLRPDNSDFLSFPSGHTSNAFVGAEFMAQELGDKSIAYSVIGYGLGTTTGILRIYHQDHWLSDVIAGAGFGILSTKAAYLLYPYIRNRLFKAGREKEKNRDVPADLKKKDGNSSILLPSYQNGAVGLQFAMQF, from the coding sequence TTGAAAAGTTACATTTTTATACTGCTGACATTTATAACACTCGGTGCAAAGGCACAAACCGACACTACCAAAAAAGTTAATATTGCCGATACGCTGAAAAAAGACCTGTTCACCGCGCCGGATACCGTAAAGCACCTGCACAGCCGGACTGCCTCCATGATACCGCCCATCGCCATGATCAGTTATGGTGCCGGTACTTTTGCCATACACCCCTTGCGCCGGTTTGATAAATGGATCTACCGCGAAGCTATCGAGCATAACCCTACGCCGTCAACCAAAATGGAGAACGTGATACAGTATTCGCCGGTGGCCCTGGTGTATGGGCTAAATTTGGTGGGTGTGCATGGGAAAAACACTTTTATAGACCGGACGCTCATTTACGTATTGGCGCAAGGTATGATGGGTGCATCAGTATTTTCATTAAAACACCTTACCCACCGTTTACGGCCCGATAATTCCGATTTTCTTTCGTTCCCATCGGGTCATACCAGCAACGCCTTTGTGGGCGCTGAGTTTATGGCGCAGGAATTGGGCGATAAATCCATTGCCTACAGCGTTATTGGTTACGGCCTGGGCACTACAACAGGTATACTACGCATTTATCACCAGGATCATTGGCTTAGCGATGTGATAGCCGGGGCCGGCTTCGGTATTTTAAGCACTAAAGCGGCTTACCTGCTTTACCCATATATCCGTAACCGCCTGTTTAAAGCCGGGCGCGAAAAAGAAAAGAACCGCGATGTGCCTGCTGATCTGAAAAAGAAGGATGGCAATAGCAGTATTTTGTTGCCGTCATATCAAAATGGAGCTGTGGGGTTGCAGTTTGCGATGCAGTTTTAA
- a CDS encoding winged helix-turn-helix transcriptional regulator yields MTKKRQADYTCAMEAALTVIEGKWKLKILNQLLAGPARYTDIKRGAKGITEKVLTQQLRELEEDGIIFRTVYPVVPPKVEYAYTELGKELTGIFYALEKWGSHFMTVNNPDGTVVEMDASCFSADIAEALKTSQPVQ; encoded by the coding sequence ATGACAAAAAAACGACAAGCTGATTATACCTGCGCCATGGAAGCGGCGCTAACCGTGATAGAGGGTAAATGGAAATTAAAGATACTGAATCAACTGCTGGCCGGCCCGGCACGATATACCGATATTAAACGCGGCGCCAAAGGCATCACCGAAAAAGTACTTACCCAACAACTGCGCGAACTGGAAGAAGACGGTATTATATTCCGCACCGTTTACCCGGTAGTGCCCCCAAAGGTAGAATACGCTTATACTGAATTAGGCAAAGAACTGACCGGCATATTTTACGCCCTCGAAAAATGGGGCAGCCATTTTATGACCGTTAATAATCCTGATGGTACCGTGGTGGAAATGGATGCCAGTTGTTTTAGTGCCGATATAGCGGAAGCACTTAAAACAAGTCAGCCTGTGCAATAA
- a CDS encoding SDR family oxidoreductase, with product MKKLAGKTAIITGGNSGIGLATAHEFIAQGAKVIITGRNQSAINAALTELGENAYGIVFDSGDMQQIKKLADQVKAFTPNIDIIFINAGVGKFNSVEGMEEAMFDEIMNINFKGAYFTLQQLLPLVNDGGSIIFNTSINAHIGMAGASVYAASKAALLSLIKNLSAELLPRRIRVNAVSPGPVVTPLHSTTKLGISDEQLQQMGEGIVKQVPVGRFGTSEEIAKVVSFFASDDSTFVLGAELIADGGMYTL from the coding sequence ATGAAAAAGTTAGCAGGTAAAACAGCAATAATAACAGGTGGTAACAGCGGTATTGGTTTAGCTACCGCCCACGAATTTATAGCACAGGGCGCAAAAGTGATCATCACAGGGCGCAACCAAAGCGCAATTAACGCGGCCCTGACCGAACTGGGCGAAAACGCCTACGGTATCGTATTCGACAGCGGCGATATGCAGCAGATCAAAAAACTGGCCGATCAAGTAAAAGCCTTTACTCCGAACATCGATATTATCTTTATCAACGCTGGTGTAGGTAAATTCAACTCGGTAGAGGGGATGGAAGAAGCCATGTTCGACGAGATCATGAACATTAACTTTAAAGGTGCTTATTTCACCTTGCAGCAGTTGTTGCCGCTGGTGAACGATGGCGGTTCGATCATCTTTAATACCTCTATCAATGCCCACATTGGTATGGCTGGTGCCAGCGTTTATGCAGCCAGCAAGGCCGCTTTATTGTCGTTGATCAAAAACCTTTCGGCCGAGTTATTGCCACGCCGCATCAGGGTAAACGCGGTAAGTCCGGGCCCGGTTGTTACCCCATTGCATAGTACAACTAAATTAGGTATCAGCGATGAGCAGTTACAGCAAATGGGCGAGGGGATAGTGAAACAAGTGCCGGTAGGTCGCTTTGGTACTTCGGAAGAAATAGCTAAAGTAGTATCCTTCTTCGCTTCGGATGATTCGACCTTTGTGCTGGGGGCCGAGTTGATAGCCGATGGTGGGATGTATACGCTATAA
- a CDS encoding WD40 repeat domain-containing protein, whose product MTIEKITELSGHSNPIYTLELSQKPGILFSGGNDKGLVEWSLKEFAFIKVMFPVNASIYAIHCPAGYPLQFAGLRSGQVLVFDFLQQKLIKGLNHHLKPVFDIKSVAGKKELLVASEDGTVSVWHLDTLELLHTVKVSHDTIRSIAVSPDEKQMALGCRDNSVSVFNLDDYTPITAMQGHTMAVFTTQYSPDGRYILSGARDAQLKVWDAQTFTLVKNVPAHLFAINHICYHPTRPIFATGSMDKTIKLWDAEDFRLIKTISREKGYPAHVLSINKLAWDGDRLLSAGDDKVIKVWGIF is encoded by the coding sequence ATGACCATAGAAAAAATAACCGAACTAAGCGGCCACTCCAACCCTATCTACACGCTGGAACTATCCCAAAAACCGGGGATACTATTCAGCGGGGGTAACGATAAGGGTTTGGTAGAATGGAGCCTGAAGGAATTTGCTTTTATCAAGGTGATGTTCCCTGTCAATGCTTCTATTTATGCTATCCATTGCCCGGCGGGGTACCCGCTGCAATTCGCCGGGTTACGCAGCGGGCAGGTACTGGTGTTCGATTTTTTGCAGCAGAAACTCATTAAAGGGCTGAACCATCACCTTAAACCGGTATTCGATATCAAGTCGGTAGCCGGTAAAAAGGAATTGCTGGTCGCATCTGAAGATGGTACCGTATCAGTATGGCACCTGGATACTTTGGAGTTACTGCATACAGTAAAGGTATCGCACGATACCATCCGCAGCATAGCCGTATCGCCCGATGAAAAGCAAATGGCTTTAGGCTGCCGCGATAACTCGGTAAGCGTTTTTAATCTGGATGATTATACACCTATCACCGCAATGCAGGGCCACACCATGGCAGTGTTCACTACGCAATACTCGCCCGATGGCCGGTATATCCTATCCGGCGCGCGCGATGCGCAGTTGAAGGTTTGGGATGCCCAAACATTCACGCTGGTGAAGAATGTGCCCGCGCATCTGTTCGCCATCAATCATATCTGCTACCACCCTACCCGGCCTATATTCGCTACTGGCAGTATGGATAAGACCATCAAACTATGGGATGCCGAAGACTTCCGGTTAATCAAGACCATCAGCCGCGAGAAGGGCTACCCGGCGCACGTCCTGTCCATCAACAAACTGGCCTGGGACGGCGACCGGTTACTGAGCGCAGGTGATGATAAGGTGATTAAGGTTTGGGGTATCTTCTAA
- the hisIE gene encoding bifunctional phosphoribosyl-AMP cyclohydrolase/phosphoribosyl-ATP diphosphatase HisIE, whose product MKIDFNKSADGLVPVVIQDSQTLEVLMLGYMDQEAWDKTQAEKIVTFYSRSKKRLWTKGETSNNFLHVKESFVDCDNDTILIKVKADGPTCHTGSRSCFNTEYNHNFISELENIIADRYANPVEGSYVNKLRNKGLNKIAQKVGEEGVETVIAALAETETDLINEASDLVFHLLVLLREKGLSLETIAKNLESRHK is encoded by the coding sequence ATGAAAATAGACTTCAATAAAAGCGCCGACGGTTTAGTACCCGTAGTAATTCAGGATTCCCAGACACTGGAAGTACTGATGCTGGGCTACATGGACCAGGAAGCCTGGGACAAAACGCAGGCCGAAAAGATAGTAACATTCTACTCGCGCTCTAAAAAACGCTTGTGGACCAAAGGTGAGACCAGCAACAACTTTCTGCATGTAAAGGAAAGCTTTGTTGATTGCGATAACGATACCATCCTGATCAAGGTAAAGGCCGATGGGCCTACCTGTCATACCGGTTCGCGCAGCTGTTTTAATACAGAGTATAACCACAACTTCATCAGCGAGTTGGAGAACATTATTGCCGACAGGTACGCTAACCCGGTAGAAGGGTCGTACGTGAACAAGCTGCGCAATAAAGGTTTAAATAAGATAGCCCAAAAAGTTGGCGAAGAAGGTGTAGAGACCGTGATAGCCGCACTGGCCGAAACCGAGACCGACCTGATCAACGAAGCATCGGATCTGGTGTTTCACCTGCTGGTGCTGTTGCGGGAGAAGGGATTGAGTTTGGAGACCATCGCGAAGAATTTGGAGAGTCGGCACAAATAA